A DNA window from Drosophila virilis strain 15010-1051.87 chromosome 4, Dvir_AGI_RSII-ME, whole genome shotgun sequence contains the following coding sequences:
- the Marf1 gene encoding meiosis regulator and mRNA stability factor 1, translated as MTERLYSWTCEGGGDNPAYYAGQTQLYSTALPPTVLCADYNNNPGGGAGLRYLNGLAGYTPPPGLLPHKYTGGPPASSTMPGGQLEVCQYAHVNGSASCYNRNRYMPYNHNRACAAAAAVAAVTGHPLINQHHQQTVAGPGSGSGFANSYQPSFAPIYQHTTPLATPAALPPANVSVASSTAAAADADYGYNNGLTNTMAPSMLPLTCSGASTMSTHSGGSSSAGEASGGHAYASVTDPSDAVTLQITNLDYSLDETSLRNFLMSQLKPITPVVSLNFEACSYAKVTVPDLYFAKQVVSNLHRKKIGHKRMLVSYTRDSSLTEVNTLRCQVAGLLKDVPYYTLPMYKFRELFQSRFKTSINVLDLYKMQDICSIKSDNNEGQFISLQEELVNTLESSPLMEGLQHSVPYCTVHFKREQHKGWAEQEIEPLPNVCMTIAEIQQLIYPLLKHHPGDIPVATLLHCIESQLKVQIAADESGVNLEHLVCCVQGIQIQVNNFGIKILGWLELNKEVSTTGVGMANASLNSTDRGNGNGNGGSGGYFKNSVADPLFQISREVIELVKMSPKSTMKFNRFIPAYHNHFGKQCRVADYGYTKLIELFEALSSVVQIMGDGENRQITLTHRTQIRRFTSDLLRVLRAHGNNSVLLSQLPGIFSQTQNRNFDVTDYGVCDIVDILDGLVNSNIVVLSTVQQGKDILISIPKRKQTNTELEKTCVFAGEMVELFQNALQYSLLFQKFVRSYHYHFAYQCRLSDYGFLKLADLMDAIHGVVELEMTSDEDKKIVLSPKVARRVFAEQCEDLIRNVTGNSTNCMKLEQVLKLHKKKYGYQMQPQTLGAPDIASAIELLPYVEIVHKEQATWLICHNDDVEFRQLCYRACKQLLQREAMANTAAAPGEPASPPKPEPLSQAQFASDFNAKHKQQLTESTLHAMRHAIEIYVEADEPCVRLTSFMRFLVSIVRLLEQRPNMYLYELKSALDCGLTTTFEFGFPNLYSVIVAHDDLFTINMGPTQERSDVALNVNCELRLNTGATHQHLFGSLKLPYAKHKAQRSKRTPLGEHNRPPPSQAPPPHKTRAIANEYASSIGSVSNNAAHKPQVTINSFQAYQEHFAASSAQVKCSPPSANCSVMSSTMLNSSGTANISLCSSCSNKENSLNSSSHQIFNSSNSNSSFNTSCELNSSLCAGDVASSTAITSAMPYAHSGKLWYRRQASFYQQQQQQQQHQQQVQQQQQLQQQQRQQQQQPTLMQHSFDSGRDLYDLVSCNVAPIRSCYDPPKPDTPPSEKLPFWIDPVWSNQSEQPKQNLLNIRLPELKGLNVLPMLLSPYTISKHANMKRKLFNFDNHDRKIA; from the exons ATGACCGAACGCTTGTACAG CTGGACCTGCGAGGGGGGCGGTGATAACCCCGCCTACTATGCAGGCCAAACGCAGCTATATTCGACGGCTCTGCCGCCAACTGTCCTCTGTGCGGACTATAATAATAATCCTGGCGGAGGAGCTGGCTTGCGATACCTCAACGGACTGGCTGGCTATACCCCACCGCCGGGCTTGCTGCCGCACAAGTATACAGGTGGGCCGCCAGCGAGCTCGACCATGCCCGGCGGCCAGCTGGAGGTGTGCCAATATGCGCATGTAAATGGCAGCGCCTCCTGCTACAATCGCAACCGTTATATGCCCTATAATCACAATCGGGCAtgcgcagcggctgctgcagttgcggcGGTCACCGGTCATCCGCTGATTaatcaacatcatcagcagACGGTTGCGGGTCCGGGCAGTGGCAGCGGATTTGCGAACAGCTATCAGCCATCGTTCGCGCCCATTTATCAGCACACAACACCGCTGGCCACGCCCGCTGCGCTGCCGCCGGCCAATGTCTCCGTTGCGAGCAgcaccgctgccgccgctgatGCAGATTACGGCTACAATAACGGGCTGACCAACACCATGGCGCCCAGCATGCTGCCCCTGACCTGCTCGGGCGCCTCCACCATGTCCACCCatagcggcggcagcagctctGCCGGCGAAGCCAGCGGCGGGCATGCCTATGCAAGTGTTACCGATCCCAGCGATGCGGTCACACTGCAGATTACCAACTTGGATTACTCGCTGGACGAGACCAGTTTGCGCAATTTCCTCATGAGCCAACTGAAGCCCATCACGCCCGTCGTGTCGCTCAACTTTGAGGCCTGCAGCTATGCCAAAGTCACCGTACCGGATCTCTAT TTTGCCAAGCAAGTGGTGTCCAATTTGCACCGCAAGAAGATTGGCCACAAGCGCATGCTGGTCAGCTACACGCGCGACTCATCCCTGACCGAGGTCAATACACTGCGCTGCCAGGTTGCTGGACTGTTGAAG GATGTTCCGTACTATACATTACCTATGTATAAGTTCCGCGAGCTGTTCCAGTCGCGCTTTAAGACCTCAATCAATGTCCTGGATTTGTACAAGATGCAGGACATCTGCTCTATTAAGTCGGACAACAACGAGGGCCAGTTCATCAGTTTGCAAGAGGAGCTAGTCAACACGCTGGAGAGCTCACCACTGATGGAGGGACTGCAGCACAGTGTGCCCTATTGCACGGTGCACTTCAAGCGGGAACAGCACAAGGGCTGGGCAGAGCAGGAGATCGAACCGCTGCCCAATGTGTGCATGACCATTGCAGAAATACAGCAGCTGATTTATCCGCTGCTGAAGCATCATCCGGGCGATATACCCGTGGCTACGCTGCTGCACTGCATCGAGAGTCAGTTGAAAGTGCAAATTGCGGCCGACGAGAGCGGCGTTAATCTGGAGCATCTCGTTTGCTGTGTCCAGGGCATACAGATACAAGTGAACAATTTTGGCATTAAGATTCTCGGCTGGCTGGAGCTCAACAAGGAGGTGTCCACAACTGGCGTCGGCATGGCCAATGCCAGCCTTAATAGCACTGATcgtggcaacggcaacggcaacggcggtTCTGGCGGCTATTTTAAAAACTCTGTGGCCGATCCTCTTTTTCAAATCTCACGCGAGGTTATCGAACTGGTAAAAATGTCGCCCAAGTCCACGATGAAGTTCAATCGCTTCATCCCGGCCTATCACAACCATTTTGGCAAGCAGTGCCGCGTTGCGGACTATGGCTATACCAAGCTGATTGAGCTCTTTGAGGCGTTGTCATCGGTGGTCCAGATCATGGGCGATGGCGAGAATCGTCAGATAACTCTCACACATCGCACCCAGATCCGACGCTTCACTTCGGACTTGTTGCGTGTGCTGCGCGCCCACGGCAACAACTCGGTGCTTCTGTCCCAACTGCCTGGAATTTTTTCCCAGACCCAGAATCGCAACTTTGATGTCACCGATTATGGTGTGTGCGACATTGTGGACATCTTGGACGGCCTGGTCAATAGCAATATTGTTGTGCTCAGCACAGTGCAGCAAGGCAAGGATATACTTATATCCATTCCCAAGCGCAAGCAGACCAACACAGAGCTGGAGAAGACCTGTGTATTCGCTGGCGAGATGGTGGAGCTCTTCCAGAACGCTTTGCAGTACAGCCTACTCTTTCAGAAGTTTGTGCGCTCCTATCACTACCATTTCGCCTATCAGTGTCGCCTGAGCGACTATGGTTTTCTCAAGCTGGCGGATCTCATGGATGCCATACACGGCGTGGTCGAACTCGAGATGACCAGCGATGAGGACAAGAAGATTGTGCTATCGCCGAAGGTGGCTAGACGTGTGTTTGCCGAGCAGTGCGAGGATCTTATTCGCAATGTTACCGGCAACTCAACCAATTGTATGAAGCTTGAGCAGGTGCTCAAGCTGCACAAGAAAAAATATGGTTATCAAATGCAGCCGCAAACATTGGGCGCACCAGACATAGCCAGCGCCATTGAGCTACTGCCCTATGTCGAGATAGTGCACAAGGAGCAGGCCACCTGGCTGATCTGCCACAACGACGATGTGGAATTTCGCCAGCTATGCTATCGCGCCtgcaagcagctgctgcagcgtgAGGCGATGGCAAATACTGCGGCAGCTCCTGGAGAGCCCGCATCACCACCAAAGCCAGAGCCGCTCAGCCAGGCGCAGTTCGCTAGCGATTTCAATGCAAAGCACAAGCAACAACTGACGGAATCTACACTTCATGCCATGCGGCATGCCATAGAG ATCTACGTGGAGGCGGATGAGCCTTGCGTGCGACTTACCAGCTTTATGCGGTTTCTGGTGTCCATTGTGCGTCTTTTGGAGCAACGTCCCAATATGTATTTGTACGAGCTGAAGAGCGCCCTTGACTGTGGACTGACCACCACCTTCGAGTTTGGCTTTCCCAATTTGTATTCAGTTATTGTGGCTCACGATGATCTCTTTACGATCAACATGGGACCCACACAGGAACGCAGCGATGTTGCTCTTAATGTAAATTGCGAAC TACGTCTCAATACGGGTGCCACGCATCAGCATCTGTTTGGCTCCCTGAAGCTGCCCTATGCCAAGCACAAGGCTCAGCGAAGCAAACGCACACCGCTCGGCGAGCACAATCGTCCACCGCCATCCCAGGCTCCGCCTCCGCACAAGACCCGTGCCATAGCCAATGAGTATGCGAGCAGTATTGGCAGCGTGTCCAATAATGCCGCCCACAAGCCGCAGGTGACGATCAACAGCTTCCAGGCCTATCAGGAGCACTTTGCCGCCAGCTCAGCACAAGTCAAATGCTCACCACCCAGCGCCAATTGCTCTGTGATGTCATCCACAATGCTGAACAGCTCCGGTACCGCCAATATAAGcctgtgcagcagctgcagcaataaAGAAAATTCGCTCAACAGCAGCTCGCATCAGATctttaacagcagcaacagcaacagctcatTTAATACATCTTGCGAGCTTAACAGCAGCCTCTGCGCTGGCGATGTCGCCTCCAGCACAGCCATAACCTCGGCCATGCCTTATGCTCATTCTGGCAAGTTGTGGTATCGTCGTCAGGCCAGCTtctatcagcagcagcagcagcagcagcagcatcaacaacaggtgcaacagcaacagcaactgcagcaacagcaaaggcaacagcaacagcagcctaCCTTGATGCAGCATTCCTTCGACTCGGGTCGCGATTTGTATGATTTGGTCAGTTGCAATGTGGCGCCGATACGTTCTTGTTATGATCCACCCAAGCCCGATACGCCGCCATCGGAG AAATTGCCTTTCTGGATCGATCCCGTATGGAGCAATCAGTCGGAGCAGCCAAAGCAAAACTTGCTTAACATTCGGCTGCCAGAGCTGAAGGGTCTCAATGTTCTCCCCATGCTTTTGTCGCCCTATACTATATCCAAGCATGCGAATATGAAGCGAAAGCTgtttaattttgataatcaCGATCGTAAGATAGCCTAA